In a single window of the Sphingosinicella microcystinivorans genome:
- the rpoB gene encoding DNA-directed RNA polymerase subunit beta, protein MATQAKSFTGKKRIRKVFGHIAEVVQMPNLIEVQRESYEQFLRSDPSRGYVSGLEKTLRSVFPIRDFAGTAELDFVNYELEEPKYDTDECRQRGMTYAAPMRVTLRLIVFEIDPDTESRSVLDIKEQDVYMGDMPLMTENGTFIINGTERVIVSQMHRSPGVFFDHDRGKTHSSGKFLFAARVIPYRGSWLDFEFDAKDIVNVRIDRKRKLPVTTLLYALGMNSEEILNQFYGRVTYKRAEGGWKVPFLADQWRGNKPAFDIVDAKSGEIVFEQGKKITPRAAKKAENDGLSELLIPTEEIYGRYSAFDLVNEKTGEIYIEAGDEVTEANLAKLDAAGVSDIDLLDIDHVNIGAWMRNTLMADKVEERDHALAEIYRVMRPGEPPTRETAEGMFAGLFFDPERYDLSAVGRVKMNMRLDLDAEDTVTTLRKDDILAVVKTLVELKDGKGEIDDIDNLGNRRVRSVGELLENQYRVGLLRMERAVKERMSSVDIETTMPNDLINAKPAVAAVREFFGSSQLSQFMDQTNPLSEVTHKRRVSALGPGGLTRERAGFEVRDVHPTHYGRICPIETPEGPNIGLINSLATFSRVNKYGFIETPYRKVVDGKVTNDVIYLSAMEEAKHTIAQANAELDAERRFVEDLVSAREAGEFLMAPRDHITLMDVSPKQLVSVAASLIPFLENDDANRALMGSNMQRQAVPLLRAEAPFVGTGMEGTVARDSGAAIAARRTGIIDQVDATRIVIRATEEEDAGKSGVDIYTLQKFQRSNQNTCINQRPLVKVGDVVRRGDIIADGPSTQLGELALGRNVLVAFMPWNGYNYEDSILISERIVKDDVFTSIHIEEFEVMARDTKLGPEDITRDIPNVGEEALRNLDEAGIVYIGAEVEPGDILVGKITPKGESPMTPEEKLLRAIFGEKASDVRDTSLRLPPGVAGTVVEVRVFNRHGIDKDERALQIEREEIERLEKDRDDERAILDRAAYARLKDVLIGQTAAAAPKGIKKGAVIDEATLSEQPRREWWKFAVEDDKRQADLEAMKATWEEALKSLDRRFAEKVEKLQRGDEMLPGVLKMVKVFVAVKRKLQPGDKMAGRHGNKGVISRILPIEDMPFLDDGTHVDIVLNPLGVPSRMNVGQIFETHLGWAARGLGRQISAMLEDIHAKAHGLDKDDAKGLRDKLKAIYGQQYNAEIDGQSEDELLELASNLASGVPMATPVFDGAREADVADMLSLAGLDRSGQVELYDGRTGEMFDRKVTVGYIYMLKLHHLVDDKIHARSIGPYSLVTQQPLGGKAQFGGQRFGEMEVWALQAYGAAYTLQEMLTVKSDDVAGRTKVYEAIVKGDDTFEAGIPESFNVLVKEMRSLGLNVELRNSEDDEAEAKAIAAE, encoded by the coding sequence ATGGCCACCCAGGCGAAATCCTTCACCGGTAAAAAGCGTATCCGCAAGGTCTTCGGGCACATCGCCGAGGTCGTGCAGATGCCGAACCTCATCGAGGTGCAGCGCGAATCGTATGAGCAGTTCCTGCGCTCCGACCCGTCGCGCGGCTATGTCTCGGGCCTCGAGAAGACGCTGCGGTCGGTGTTCCCGATCCGCGACTTCGCCGGCACCGCCGAGCTGGATTTCGTCAACTACGAGCTGGAAGAGCCGAAGTACGACACCGACGAGTGCCGCCAGCGCGGCATGACCTACGCGGCGCCGATGCGCGTGACGCTGCGCCTGATCGTCTTCGAGATCGACCCCGACACCGAGAGCCGCTCCGTCCTCGATATCAAGGAGCAGGACGTCTACATGGGCGACATGCCGCTCATGACCGAGAACGGCACGTTCATCATCAACGGCACCGAGCGCGTCATCGTCTCGCAGATGCACCGTTCGCCCGGCGTGTTCTTCGATCACGACCGCGGCAAGACGCACAGCTCGGGCAAGTTCCTGTTCGCCGCGCGCGTCATTCCGTACCGCGGCTCGTGGCTCGACTTCGAGTTCGACGCCAAGGACATCGTCAACGTCCGTATCGACCGCAAGCGCAAGCTGCCGGTGACGACGCTGCTCTATGCGCTCGGCATGAACAGCGAGGAGATTCTCAACCAGTTCTACGGCCGCGTCACCTACAAGCGCGCCGAGGGCGGCTGGAAGGTGCCGTTCCTCGCCGACCAGTGGCGCGGCAACAAGCCCGCGTTCGACATCGTCGACGCGAAGTCGGGCGAGATCGTGTTCGAGCAGGGCAAGAAGATCACGCCGCGCGCCGCCAAGAAGGCCGAGAACGACGGCCTTTCCGAGCTGCTGATCCCGACCGAGGAAATCTACGGCCGCTACTCGGCGTTCGACCTCGTCAACGAGAAGACCGGCGAGATCTACATCGAGGCGGGCGACGAGGTGACGGAAGCGAACCTCGCCAAGCTCGACGCGGCGGGCGTTTCGGACATCGACCTGCTCGACATCGACCACGTCAACATCGGCGCGTGGATGCGCAACACGCTGATGGCGGACAAGGTGGAAGAGCGCGACCACGCGCTCGCCGAGATCTACCGCGTCATGCGCCCCGGCGAGCCGCCGACGCGCGAGACGGCGGAAGGCATGTTCGCCGGCCTGTTCTTCGATCCGGAGCGCTACGACCTTTCGGCCGTGGGCCGCGTGAAGATGAACATGCGCCTCGACCTCGACGCCGAGGACACGGTGACGACGCTGCGCAAGGACGACATCCTCGCGGTGGTGAAGACGCTCGTCGAGCTGAAGGACGGCAAGGGCGAGATCGACGACATCGACAACCTCGGCAACCGCCGCGTGCGGTCGGTCGGCGAGCTTCTGGAGAACCAGTACCGCGTCGGCCTGCTCCGCATGGAGCGCGCTGTGAAGGAGCGCATGTCGTCGGTCGACATCGAGACGACGATGCCGAACGACCTCATCAACGCGAAGCCGGCCGTGGCCGCGGTGCGCGAGTTCTTCGGCTCCTCGCAGCTCTCGCAGTTCATGGACCAGACCAACCCGCTCTCCGAAGTGACGCACAAGCGCCGCGTCTCGGCGCTCGGGCCGGGCGGTCTCACCCGCGAGCGCGCGGGCTTCGAGGTCCGCGACGTCCACCCGACGCACTACGGCCGCATCTGCCCGATCGAGACGCCGGAAGGCCCGAACATCGGCCTCATCAACAGCCTCGCGACGTTCAGCCGCGTCAACAAGTACGGCTTCATCGAGACGCCGTACCGCAAGGTCGTGGACGGCAAGGTGACGAACGACGTCATCTACCTGTCGGCGATGGAAGAGGCGAAGCACACGATCGCGCAGGCGAACGCCGAGTTGGACGCCGAGCGCCGTTTCGTCGAGGACCTCGTTTCGGCCCGCGAGGCCGGCGAGTTCCTGATGGCGCCGCGCGACCACATCACGCTGATGGACGTCAGCCCCAAGCAGCTCGTCTCGGTCGCCGCGTCGCTGATCCCGTTCCTCGAGAACGACGACGCCAACCGCGCGCTGATGGGATCGAACATGCAGCGTCAGGCGGTGCCGCTGCTCCGCGCCGAGGCGCCGTTCGTCGGCACCGGCATGGAAGGCACGGTGGCGCGCGACTCCGGTGCGGCGATCGCCGCGCGGCGCACGGGCATCATCGACCAGGTCGATGCGACCCGTATCGTCATCCGCGCGACGGAAGAGGAAGACGCCGGCAAGTCGGGCGTCGACATCTACACGCTCCAGAAGTTCCAGCGTTCGAACCAGAACACCTGCATCAACCAGCGTCCGCTGGTGAAGGTGGGCGACGTGGTCCGCCGCGGCGACATCATCGCCGACGGCCCCTCGACGCAGCTCGGCGAACTGGCTTTGGGGCGGAACGTGCTCGTCGCGTTCATGCCGTGGAACGGCTACAACTACGAGGACTCCATCCTCATCTCCGAGCGGATCGTGAAGGACGACGTCTTCACCTCGATCCACATCGAGGAGTTCGAGGTGATGGCCCGCGACACCAAGCTCGGGCCGGAGGACATCACCCGCGACATCCCGAACGTCGGCGAGGAGGCGCTGCGCAACCTCGACGAGGCGGGCATCGTCTACATCGGCGCCGAGGTCGAGCCGGGCGACATCCTCGTCGGCAAGATCACGCCCAAGGGCGAAAGCCCGATGACGCCGGAAGAGAAGCTGCTCCGCGCCATCTTCGGCGAAAAGGCGAGCGACGTGCGCGACACCTCGCTGCGCCTGCCGCCGGGCGTTGCCGGCACGGTCGTCGAGGTGCGCGTGTTCAACCGCCACGGCATCGACAAGGACGAGCGCGCGCTCCAGATCGAGCGCGAGGAGATCGAGCGTCTCGAGAAGGACCGCGATGACGAGCGCGCCATTCTCGACCGCGCGGCCTATGCGCGCCTGAAGGACGTGCTCATCGGCCAGACCGCGGCGGCGGCGCCGAAGGGCATCAAGAAGGGCGCGGTGATCGACGAGGCGACGCTCAGCGAGCAGCCGCGCCGCGAATGGTGGAAGTTCGCCGTCGAGGACGACAAGCGGCAGGCCGATCTCGAAGCCATGAAGGCGACGTGGGAAGAGGCGCTGAAGAGCCTCGACCGCCGCTTCGCCGAGAAGGTCGAGAAGCTGCAGCGCGGCGACGAGATGCTGCCGGGCGTGCTGAAGATGGTGAAGGTCTTCGTCGCGGTGAAGCGCAAGCTGCAGCCGGGCGACAAGATGGCCGGCCGTCACGGCAACAAGGGCGTCATCAGCCGCATCCTGCCGATCGAGGACATGCCGTTCCTCGACGACGGCACGCACGTCGACATCGTGCTGAACCCGCTCGGCGTGCCTTCGCGCATGAACGTCGGGCAGATCTTCGAGACGCACCTCGGCTGGGCCGCGCGCGGTCTCGGGCGTCAGATCAGCGCCATGCTGGAGGACATCCACGCCAAGGCGCATGGGCTCGACAAGGACGACGCCAAGGGGCTGCGCGACAAGCTGAAGGCCATCTACGGCCAGCAGTACAACGCGGAGATCGACGGCCAGTCCGAGGACGAGCTGCTGGAGCTTGCCTCCAACCTCGCCTCGGGCGTGCCGATGGCAACGCCGGTGTTCGACGGCGCGCGCGAGGCGGACGTTGCGGACATGCTGAGCCTCGCCGGCCTCGACCGGTCGGGCCAGGTGGAGCTGTACGACGGCCGCACCGGCGAGATGTTCGACCGCAAGGTGACTGTCGGCTACATCTACATGCTGAAGCTGCACCACCTCGTCGACGACAAGATCCACGCGCGTTCGATCGGGCCGTACAGCCTCGTCACCCAGCAGCCGCTGGGCGGCAAGGCGCAGTTCGGCGGCCAGCGCTTCGGCGAGATGGAGGTGTGGGCGCTGCAGGCCTACGGCGCGGCGTACACGTTGCAGGAAATGCTGACGGTGAAGTCGGACGACGTCGCCGGCCGCACCAAGGTCTACGAGGCGATCGTCAAGGGCGACGACACGTTCGAGGCCGGCATCCCCGAGAGCTTCAACGTGCTCGTCAAGGAAATGCGCTCGCTCGGCCTCAACGTCGAGCTGCGCAACAGCGAGGACGACGAAGCCGAGGCGAAGGCGATCGCGGCCGAGTAA